The segment TGAAAGAGCATCGGGTGGAGGAGCGCGGGAAGCGCCCGATCTGCTCGCGGAGGGGCCGCGCCGATGAGGGGTTCGGCCCGGGGCTCGGAGAAAAGCCCGACGTCAGCGCCGAGCATCGAGAGGCGCGGGTGGTGCGGGTTATGCTGGGTGAGTGAGGCGCCGGCCTGCTGGCAGATCTCGAGGAGGGGTCTCAGCTCGGAGAGGGCCAGGGCGCGGTGCAGGCCCAGGGCGACCAGCACCGAGATGTGAGTGGGCTTAAAGGTGTTGAGGTGCACGAGAAGAGGCTCGAGCACATCGGGAAGATCAACAGGGCGTGTGGCGTCGGGGATGACGACCAGCAGGCGTTGGCCTTGCTCTATCGGTTTTGACTGCCTGGCGAGCGCCTGCCTTACCGATCGGTGAAGCGGGCTCTCAGGAGGCTTCGGGGGTTTGGGCGTGTTCAAAACGTTCCTGAAGTACGATGGCGAGGTTCAACTTCAGCGTATCGTAGTCGCAGGGGGTTGTGAGGCGTTCTTTGAGTTCGGCAAGTTTATCATCGGGAGACCAGTCGCTGGCAAGCTCGCGAAGCTCTGGAAGCAGGCGACCGTCGGCGTGGTCGTCGAGGGGAAGCTTATGACCGCGTTGGGCAAGGGTCATAAAGTGGCGAAGGACGCTGGAGGGGGTCAGCCCGCGCTCTTCGGCGATCTGGCGGTAGTCGTGGCCTTCGCGGGCGAGCATCAGGGTGCGCAGGTAGGTCTCACCGAGCTCGCCATCGCCGGAGGCAGGGCGGGGGAAGCTCTCGGTGGGGCGACTGGCGGCGCGCCCTGGGGGGATCTCACCCGACTCGGAGGTGGAGCGAAGATGTCTGGCGAGCACGTCGGCGACGGTCTCGGAGAGAGGCTCCGAAGACATCATCAGCTCAGTGCCGGCGTCGGTGAGCGAGAGGCAGCCGTAGGTGTTTTGCGTGGTCAGCCCGAGTTGGGAGCAGACATCGAGCAGGCGCACGAGATCATCCTGACGGAGCGCATGCAGGATGCCGTGAGTGGAGAGCCGGTCGAGGCCGGCGCCGGTGATCTTCTTGGCGCGGGAGCCGCGCAACATCGCCGCGATCACGTGCGCACCCCACTTGCCACGGGCACGGGCGATGCCGCTTAAGACTTTGCGAAGCACCGTCTGGGCGGGCTCGCGCACGACGATGGGCGCGCGCACCTGGCCTGCGGCCTGGGCGTAGGAGGGGGGGCCGCAGCAGCGGTCGCAGCGCTTGCATTCGGCGATGTCGTGGGCGGTGTCGCTGAAGTAGCGCACCAGGTAGACCTGCCTGCAGGTGTGGCCGGTGGCGTAGCGCACCATATCTTCTTGATGTTGCTCATCGACGCCGCGGCGCGCGTTGAGCGCGTCCCAGTCCACCCGAAGATCGCGGGTGCGGGCCTGGTCGATGACCTCCAGCCAGGGGGCCGGACCGCGCTGGCCAAAGGCCAGGTGCCCGCCGCGCTCCAGCAGGCGCAGCGCCGAGCCCACCGCCCAGGGGTGCACCCGATCGTCGCCGGCGCGCGAGAGGTGGTCGGCGAGCATGTCGGCGTCGAGGGTGTGCATGCCCACGCCGTGTTTTTGCAGTAGCGTCCACAGCCGCTCCACCAGCTTGCGGTCAGGGAAGGAGTTTTCGGTGAAAAACTCGTGGATGCGAAGATCGGCGCGGTTGTAGAGAAGCAGGCAATGGGCCGGCTCACCATCGCGACCGGCGCGCCCGGCCTCCTGATAATAAGCCTCAACGCTGCCGGGAATGTTGAAGTGCACGATGGCGCGCACATCGCTCTTATCGACGCCCATGCCGAAGGCGTTGGTGGCGATGAGCAGCGGGGCGTCGCCGGCCATAAACGCGTCCTGGACCTCGTCGCGCTCCTGGTCGGAGAGCCCGGCGTGGTAGAGCGCCGGGTAGTAGCCCGACTCGCGCAGGTTGCGCCCCACCTCTTCGACCTGCTTGCGCGTGGCGCAGTAGATGACCTTGCTGCCCTCGGGAGTCTGGTCGAGCAGAGCCTCAATGCGCTCGTATTTGGAGCGGCGGCTGCGGGCCGGATACACCTCAAAGAAGAGGTTGGGGCGCTCAAAACCGGAGACGACGACGCTGTGATTGTCAAAGTCGAGCTGGGCGGCGATGTCGCGCTGAACGTCCGGGGTTGCCGTGGCGGTGAGCGCCAGCGTCGTGGGCGCACCCAGCTTCTGACGGACCTCGCCGAGGTTGAGGTAGTCCGGGCGGAAGTCGTGGCCCCACTGGCTGATGCAGTGCGCCTCATCGATGGCAAAAAGTCCGATGGGCACGCCCGCCAGGGCGTCGAGGAAGGCCTGGCTCTTAAAGCGCTCCGGGGCTACCAGAACAACCTTGAAGGCGCCGGCGCGCATGCCCGCCAGGCGTTGACGTTGCTCATCCCAGCTTAACGAGGAGTTGATGTAAGTGGCTGGAATGTTAAAGGATTCAAGCGCATCGGCCTGATCTTTCATCAGGGCGATCAGCGGTGAGACCGCAAGTGTGAGCCCCGGGAGCACGCAGCCCGGGAGCATGTAGCAGAGGCTCTTGCCGCTGCCGGTGGGCATCACAATCAGCGTGTCGTTGCCCTCGACGACCGCCTCGATGCCGCGGCGTTGGCCGGTGCGAAAGGACTCAAAGCCGAAGATGTCGTGGAGCGCCGCGTCGATCGAGGGCGCGATAGGTGCGAAGGGAGCGGGGAGGTTCATAGTGCGGTGCTCGAGAGAGGAGGGCCGGCACGCCTGTAACGTGCTGGCGAGTGTGGCGCCGTCGGCGCGCGCTCACGACCAGAGGTGCAACATGGTGCTTCTCTCATTATCGCGTCGGCCGCGCCGATCTTGCTCCTTTCTTCGCAGGGATCGCGATCGCGGGCAAGGCCCACCCCCTTCGGTGGGCGTTGCGCATCGACTTAAAAACGCACGCTGAGACCCGCGCTGGGGGCGAAGACCCAGTTGTCGTAGTTGCGCGACGACTCCAGCACAGTGGGGCGAAAGAGCACGCGCATCATCGTCATATCCAGGTGCACAAAGACCCAGCGGTAGCCGAGCATCGCGCCCCAGTTCAGGCCGACGTAGTGCATCTCGGAGTCCTCAAAAAAGCGCGAGGGGTTGTAGTCCTGGTACTCCTCGGGGATGCGCTCCTTGAGCCAGTCCGGGAGGTTGGGGGTGGCCGAGAGGTCGCTGTAGAGGTAGCGCGGCGAGAGGTAGAGTTTGAAGATGTCCTGGTACTCCCAGCCTGCGGAGAGGCCGGCTTCGAAGTCGTGGCGTTTGAACTCGGTCATCACCGCCCACTCCACCGCAGAGGTGGCCACGGAGCGGTGGTAACCGTAGGCGGCGTGGGCGGTCAGCGCGAGGTTGCCGCTGGCGCTCTCCCAGAGCTGCAGGCGCACATCGGGTTTGACGACGTTGCCGTTATAACGAAGTCCCACATCGAGGCCCGCCAGGGGGCGATCGCTCACACCGACGCGCAGCGCCAGCTCGGGGGTGACCCCGGGCAAAAAGAGCTGCCAGAGGAGCACGGCGTCGAGCAGCGTGCGCAGCTCTTCTTCGCTGATGGGGCCATCATCGCGTTGGGCGGCGTCGACCACCGCGCGACCGGCGTCGATGGTGCCGTCAAACACGCCGGTATAAAGATCGGCCTGGGCCACGCCCGTGATCTGAACTTCGCCCGGGGCAAGGGTGTGAGCCGGGGCGAGGTTGCTTAGAGAAGTGGCGCAACCACTGGCGAAGAGCAGGGTCAGCGTGAGCAAGGTAACGAAGATCGGGTGACGAGAAGACGGCATCATCAGTTCATTCCATTAGAAGTTGTCGTTTCAGCGGCGCGGCTCTCGGAGGTGGCGAGCTCCCCTGATGTGAGGGTGAGAGCACCGGCCGTTGTCGCTCTGGCTATCTTGACAGGGGTAGGGGCATTTGCCCTACTCCCGGTGAGTTTGTCGAGCGCGGCGGCGTTTTTTGTGCACGTCGTGTTGAACCTTGTGATCGATCTTCCTTTTTCAACGCCCGAGACCCGGGCAGAGCAGGTGCATGATGAGCCAGGACCTTTTAACCCTCGACGATGAGCTTGTGGCCTGGCGTCGCCATCTGCATGCCCACCCGGAGCTTTCGTTTGAAGAGCATCAGACCGCGGCGTTCATCGAAGATCAGCTGGCGGCGCTGGGGCTAAAGAGCGCGCGGGTGGCCGAGACGGGCGTTGTGGCGCTGATCGAGGGGGAGCTGCCCGGCCCGACGCGGGCGTTTCGCGCCGACATCGACGCCCTGCCCATTCAGGAGCTTCGCCAGAGCGACTATTGCAGCACGCGCGCCGGGGTGATGCATGCCTGCGGCCATGATGTGCACACGACGGTGGGGCTGGGAGTGGCGCGCGAGCTTGTGGCGCGGCGCAGTGAGCTTAAGGGGCGGGTGAAGATGATCTTTCAGCCCGCCGAAGAGGCATCGCCCACAGGTGAGCCGATCGGGGCGGAGCGCATGGCTGTGGAAGGTGTGCTCGAAGCGCCTCAGGTCGAGGCCATTCTTGCGCTGCACTGCATGCCCACTCTGGAGGTGGGTAAGATCGGGTATACCGGCGGGCCTGTGTGGGCGGCGTCGGAGCTTGTGGAAGTCGTGATCGAGGGCAAAAAGAGCCACGGCGCCTACCCGCACGAGGGCATCGACGCGGTGGCCGTGGCCGCCCAGGTGATCGTGGCGCTGCAGCAGGTCGTCAGCCGTATCACCGATGCGCGCGAGGCGGTGGTGCTCTCGATCGGGAAGCTCGAGGCGGGCAACTCCTACAACATCATCGCCGAGCGGGCCGAGCTCACCGGCATTCTGCGCGGACTTTCGGCCCCGGCGATGGAGCGCGCCCGCGACGCGGCGCGCCAGATCGTTGAGGGGGTCTCCGCCGCTCTGGGAGCGCGCGCCTCCATTCGTTTCGTGCCCGGCGCGCGCCTGACCGCCAACGATGCGGCGCTGGAGGCCCGCGTGGTGCGTCTGGTCGAAGAGCGCGTGGGCGAGGGTGTGATGGTGAAACATCTGCCGCAGCTTGGGGCCGAAGACTTCGCGGCCTTCTCCACCCGGGTGCCGGCGGCTTACTTCTTTCTGGGCGTCAAAGATCCGGGCTCCGATGAGGTGCACCCGCTGCACACCCCGCGCTTTGATGTCGATGAGCGCTGCCTCACGCTGGGCGTGCGCGCCATCACCGAGGCTTTGCTGGGCCTTGGCTAAGCGCGGGGTGTGCGCTCCTGGCCCCAAGATGCGTTGCGCACTGCCGGGTGTGTGCGTATAACTCACCCCTCGTGTCGCCCGGCGGCGGCGCGAACCACACTCAATTCAATGACGTTGCGCCCACCCAGGAGCACTCGCGATGAAAGGCGGCATGAATAGCCTGGTCCGCCAGGCCCAGAAGATGCAATCGCGCATCACCAAGGTTCAGGAAGAGATCGGCAACAAGACCATTGAGGCCTCCACCGGCGGCGGCATGGTCACGGCCGTGGTGAACGGCAAGCAGGAACTTCTGCAGATCAAGATCAACCCCGACGTCGTCGATCCTTCCGACGTTGAGGTGCTCGAAGAGATGGTGCTCGGCGCCGTCAACCAGGCCATGGAGATGGCCGGTGAGATGATGAACTCCGAGATCGAGAAGATCACCGGTGGCCTCAACATCCCGGGCCTCTTCTAAGCCCCCCTTCTGACCCGGGCCCACCCGATGAAGCCCCGCGATCCCATCACTCGCCTGGTCAACGCGTTTCGCAAGTTGCCGGGTATTGGCGAGCGTACCGCCACGCGCCTGGCCTTCTTCGTGCTCAATGAGAGCGAGGAGATGGCCCGGGAGCTGGCCGAGGCGCTGGTGGAGGTCAAGGAGCGGGTGGGCCTGTGTCAGGTCTGCTGCAACCTGACCGAGGCCGAGGTCTGCGAGATCTGCCGCGACACCCGTCGCGACACCACCACGATCTGTGTGGTGGAGCGCACCCAAGATCTGCGGGCGATCGAGCGCACCGGTGATTTTCGCGGGCTCTACCACGTGTTGCACGGGCTTATCAGCCCGCTCGACGGGGTGGGGCCCGATGATATTCGTCTGCGCGAGCTGCTCACCCGCCTGCAGACCCCGCCCGAAGGCATGGGGGAGCCGCAGGAGGTGATCGTGGCCTGCAGCCCCTCGGTCGACGGGGAGGCCACCGCGCTTTATTTGCAGCGCTTGCTCAAGCCGCTGGGGCTCAAGGTCAGCCGCATCGCCAGCGGTGTTCCGATTGGTGGAGAGCTCGAATATACCGACCGGGTGACGCTCTCACGCGCCCTCTCGCAGAGGCGGGAAATGTAGCGTGCGTGCGGGTTTTCGCCCGTTCTCCAGGCCCCAACCCCGGCGTTGCGTGGGGTGGGTCACTGTGCTAGCTTGACCCGTGAAAGTCAGTTTGACGCCGACTCGACCCTCCTTTTAAGGGGAGGCAACCGAGGAGTACCTCCATGCTCAGTTCCCAGATGGTGATTTACGAAGAGGAGCACCAGAAGCTCACAGAGATCTGTGAGCGTCTTGTGCGCGATGCCCTCGCGAAAGCCATCTTTATCGTGGACAAAGACGGGCAGCTGGTCACCGCCACTGGCGAGACCACTGGTATCGACACCACCGGTCTTGCCTCGCTGGTCGCCGGCTCCACTGCGGCAACCGGCAGCCTGGCGCTGATGCTCGGTGAGGAGGAGTTCCCGGTTCACTTCCACGAAGGAAAAAGCAAGCATCTGCATGTCTCGGTGATCGGTGACACGCTGATTCTTGTGGTCATCTTCGACGAGCGCTCAAGCCTTGGTCTTGTGCGCCTGCGGGTCAAGCGCGCCTACGCGGAGATGGCCGACATCATCGCGGCGGTCGCCGAGAAGGCCAAAGACGGCAACAAAGATATGGATATCTTCGGCGAGATCACCGACGACGATATCGACAGCCTCTTCAATGATGCCTTCTAGTGAGGCTTCCACGCTTGAGGCGACGTGTTTCAAATGACGTTTTGATGTGGTTTTGGGGAGCTTTCGCAGGTGTGTGCCGGGCAGGTCTGGCGAGCACCGGCGCAGGCTCGACGCCAGGCTGAGAGGTCGGGCGGCGATGTTCAAAATTTAATTCGACACGATTTCGCCTCGTGGTATAACGCTTCGCGGCATTCCAGCGAGTTTATTCGACGATGTCGATTTCGAGACTTCGAACCAGCTAACGCAACGTGCCCCGGCCCCAGGGTACGTTCGCCTTGGCCACGCGCGGTGACGAGAAGGTCCCTATGTCGTTCATCAATTACGCCCAGCGGGAAATCATCCTCAAGATCGTTTACTACGGGCCGGGGCTCTGTGGTAAAACGACGAACATTAAGTTCATCTACTCGGGGACTAACCCGGACGCGCGCGGTAAGCTGGTGAGTCTGGAGACCAAGCAAGAGCGCACGCTCTTCTTCGACTTCCTGCCCCTGAGTCTCCCGGCCATCCGCGGCTTTAAAACTCGCCTGCACCTCTACTCGGTGCCCGGTCAGCTCTTTTACAGCGCCAGCCGTAAGCTGATCATGAAAGGTGCCGACGGTGTTGTCTTCGTCGCCGACAGCCAGCGGGCTCGTAAAGAGGCCAACATCATCTCGATGGAGGATCTCAAAGAGAACCTGGTGGCCTACGGCTACGACATCGACAAGATCCCCTTTGTGATCCAGTACAACAAGCGCGACCTGCCCACGGCGATGCCGCTCGAAGAGCTGCGCGCCGACCTCAACCCGGAGGGCAAGTACCCCGACTTTGAGGCCAGCGCGATCGCGCCCAACGGCCCCGGCGTCTTCGAGACCCTTAAGGCGGTGGTCAAGCAGATCCTGGTCGAGCTGAAGAAGACCAAATAAGGCGAGCCTCTCGGCGCCAGAGTTTGACGGTTTGAGAAAGCGGCATCCCACTACGGGGTGCCGCTTTTTTTTGGTCGCGGGGCGCTGATATTTGGCAGGTTGTCGAGGAATGGTGGTCGTAAAGGTGTTGTT is part of the Lujinxingia vulgaris genome and harbors:
- a CDS encoding RecQ family ATP-dependent DNA helicase, with the translated sequence MNLPAPFAPIAPSIDAALHDIFGFESFRTGQRRGIEAVVEGNDTLIVMPTGSGKSLCYMLPGCVLPGLTLAVSPLIALMKDQADALESFNIPATYINSSLSWDEQRQRLAGMRAGAFKVVLVAPERFKSQAFLDALAGVPIGLFAIDEAHCISQWGHDFRPDYLNLGEVRQKLGAPTTLALTATATPDVQRDIAAQLDFDNHSVVVSGFERPNLFFEVYPARSRRSKYERIEALLDQTPEGSKVIYCATRKQVEEVGRNLRESGYYPALYHAGLSDQERDEVQDAFMAGDAPLLIATNAFGMGVDKSDVRAIVHFNIPGSVEAYYQEAGRAGRDGEPAHCLLLYNRADLRIHEFFTENSFPDRKLVERLWTLLQKHGVGMHTLDADMLADHLSRAGDDRVHPWAVGSALRLLERGGHLAFGQRGPAPWLEVIDQARTRDLRVDWDALNARRGVDEQHQEDMVRYATGHTCRQVYLVRYFSDTAHDIAECKRCDRCCGPPSYAQAAGQVRAPIVVREPAQTVLRKVLSGIARARGKWGAHVIAAMLRGSRAKKITGAGLDRLSTHGILHALRQDDLVRLLDVCSQLGLTTQNTYGCLSLTDAGTELMMSSEPLSETVADVLARHLRSTSESGEIPPGRAASRPTESFPRPASGDGELGETYLRTLMLAREGHDYRQIAEERGLTPSSVLRHFMTLAQRGHKLPLDDHADGRLLPELRELASDWSPDDKLAELKERLTTPCDYDTLKLNLAIVLQERFEHAQTPEAS
- a CDS encoding GTP-binding protein, whose protein sequence is MSFINYAQREIILKIVYYGPGLCGKTTNIKFIYSGTNPDARGKLVSLETKQERTLFFDFLPLSLPAIRGFKTRLHLYSVPGQLFYSASRKLIMKGADGVVFVADSQRARKEANIISMEDLKENLVAYGYDIDKIPFVIQYNKRDLPTAMPLEELRADLNPEGKYPDFEASAIAPNGPGVFETLKAVVKQILVELKKTK
- a CDS encoding roadblock/LC7 domain-containing protein, with the protein product MLSSQMVIYEEEHQKLTEICERLVRDALAKAIFIVDKDGQLVTATGETTGIDTTGLASLVAGSTAATGSLALMLGEEEFPVHFHEGKSKHLHVSVIGDTLILVVIFDERSSLGLVRLRVKRAYAEMADIIAAVAEKAKDGNKDMDIFGEITDDDIDSLFNDAF
- a CDS encoding M20 metallopeptidase family protein: MMSQDLLTLDDELVAWRRHLHAHPELSFEEHQTAAFIEDQLAALGLKSARVAETGVVALIEGELPGPTRAFRADIDALPIQELRQSDYCSTRAGVMHACGHDVHTTVGLGVARELVARRSELKGRVKMIFQPAEEASPTGEPIGAERMAVEGVLEAPQVEAILALHCMPTLEVGKIGYTGGPVWAASELVEVVIEGKKSHGAYPHEGIDAVAVAAQVIVALQQVVSRITDAREAVVLSIGKLEAGNSYNIIAERAELTGILRGLSAPAMERARDAARQIVEGVSAALGARASIRFVPGARLTANDAALEARVVRLVEERVGEGVMVKHLPQLGAEDFAAFSTRVPAAYFFLGVKDPGSDEVHPLHTPRFDVDERCLTLGVRAITEALLGLG
- a CDS encoding YbaB/EbfC family nucleoid-associated protein encodes the protein MNSLVRQAQKMQSRITKVQEEIGNKTIEASTGGGMVTAVVNGKQELLQIKINPDVVDPSDVEVLEEMVLGAVNQAMEMAGEMMNSEIEKITGGLNIPGLF
- the recR gene encoding recombination mediator RecR, whose protein sequence is MKPRDPITRLVNAFRKLPGIGERTATRLAFFVLNESEEMARELAEALVEVKERVGLCQVCCNLTEAEVCEICRDTRRDTTTICVVERTQDLRAIERTGDFRGLYHVLHGLISPLDGVGPDDIRLRELLTRLQTPPEGMGEPQEVIVACSPSVDGEATALYLQRLLKPLGLKVSRIASGVPIGGELEYTDRVTLSRALSQRREM